Sequence from the Microplitis demolitor isolate Queensland-Clemson2020A chromosome 7, iyMicDemo2.1a, whole genome shotgun sequence genome:
GGGCTCGTTTGGCTGGTTAGTGTGGCTATTTTACCCTCAGCTTCAATTGGTTACCTCCTGTCGCGGTAGAGGAGATAAGTTTTCATAGCTTGAGGAAGGTTTAGTTCCTGGATTTTTTCCAGCCGGTGTTTGCCGACTCGCTGGCGGATCACTCGCCGGCACAGGTCCATTAGTGGCAGTGGTTCGGCTgcaattttatacattaattagCATACTGTTCATTGGCAAGTTTTCGGAGTGATAgtactagaatttttttagactTACGATCAAGACCGCCGATatatttcattgttatttCACAATGGCCCCATACTGCTGATACTATTGGGTAGAGTTTGCGGCCCTTTAAATTACGAAATGCTACTCCTAGATACTGACCATCCACTACGAAGGCTAGGGTTCCTTCATCCATGTCTAAGACaactgtaaatattttatttttattattaatatttatatttaaatttttataatttattaattattaagttaatcatttttaattaatttgaaatataatgaaatttatcaaagaaatttttatacaaatttttattacaaagttGTACTTAAgatttttactaaaatgtTTTGTCAcagaattttatcaaaaatttttatcacaaaattttgactaaactttttatttgaaattttttatgaaaaaaatcaaaacataCCCAAAAATTTATCTGGTACAACAAAAGTTTCATCAGGTTTCAATAACGAGGGATAAACATCACCCTGTGAGTTTTTCGAATCATGATAAAGTCTATTTCTAGTGAGATCCCAGCCCCAACTGAGCGCGTTGTTGCCGACTAGGCTCTGATAACCGACACTGTGTAACGGCGCTTCGGCCGTCGCGACGCCCACCACCGCGTGAGTGCCTCGTTGTCTCGTGCTCCAGTGCACCTCCCAGACGTGCATGCCCTTAGTGTACCCCACCTTCCCTCGTATGCAGTCTGTGCTCTGTGCAACGGGGTGTCGATGGAACGTCAGTTTGTCGTCCTCCTGAAACCAGAccatcaatcaatcaatcatcATCCCTCCCCCTctcaataaaaacataaatataaaaaagtatgcgTACTTTGACAAATATATTGAGACTTCTGTCCTCAGCGTTCCACCCATGGTGGACTTGTGTGTCCTTGGTGGCTGATGGCATGTCAAGTAATACATCGAGTCTAGTTGGTCGTGAAAAATCTTGTGCTATTTCTCGTGGTACCACGGGTTTGTACGCTACTGCAACTCCACCCCCGATACCAACGCCGCCGCCTGCTCCGGCTCCGCTTTCGCGCGTCACGCTCTTCACGCCacctaaaaaaaagtcaaaaaaaatataagtaaataactaaaatacttgtttattacaattactctgttttatttttattcgtttgTGCTTTGCACCAGCTACCATCCACACcccatttacttttttttttttttttttttttttctactgtaAACTTAATTACTTGCTCGGCAACAATACAAAACCTACAATTATAtccttcattttaattagcTTAATTAATTCTTGGCATTACTTTTGTAGTTTTAATTCAACCGTTTAAATGCATCATCAAAGAATACCTTTATTGTTAttcttattactattttttatttttttattttacttttagataaattaaaattctcaattATAACTGCGCATACTAAGTAGTCTAGCATTTAATATCTCGGaaaataattgagtaaattaGATCAATGGGTTGTGAAAATTATAGCTGGGAGTCTGATCTCTTAATTGGGACGGAAGAGTTATTTTGAGGACAATTAAGTCGGGGATTGGAATTTTAGGAggattagaaattaaaatagaagATGGTAATTTTCTGGGGAGAGTTgttgagtttttaattttttatcaggaaAAGTAGTGGTGGGAAAGTGATTAATGGTTAATGAAAAGTGTAGGGGAATGTTTAAGCTTTAAAATGAGCGCAGGAAGAAGGAATTCGGGTGATTGGTTAAGGAGATATGACTTTTTGAAGGGTTAAAAGTCAAAATAGATG
This genomic interval carries:
- the LOC103575491 gene encoding protein gustavus isoform X2: MIHNFVSWVFEFQTLLSLSVTYKSTRCVNGGGSRGGSGGTGPTTGATGGTNGLVGDLSVLGTRGPSYGGAGGVVVGGGGGVVGGDSPRRVAVQEGGVPLSTGHHHHNNIGTRPYRQKLSTGCVEVRHHSHHHRHHPHYRAHHRGMTMGQKLSGGVKSVTRESGAGAGGGVGIGGGVAVAYKPVVPREIAQDFSRPTRLDVLLDMPSATKDTQVHHGWNAEDRSLNIFVKEDDKLTFHRHPVAQSTDCIRGKVGYTKGMHVWEVHWSTRQRGTHAVVGVATAEAPLHSVGYQSLVGNNALSWGWDLTRNRLYHDSKNSQGDVYPSLLKPDETFVVPDKFLVVLDMDEGTLAFVVDGQYLGVAFRNLKGRKLYPIVSAVWGHCEITMKYIGGLDPEPLPLMDLCRRVIRQRVGKHRLEKIQELNLPQAMKTYLLYRDRR
- the LOC103575491 gene encoding protein gustavus isoform X4, whose protein sequence is METRYKSTRCVNGGGSRGGSGGTGPTTGATGGTNGLVGDLSVLGTRGPSYGGAGGVVVGGGGGVVGGDSPRRVAVQEGGVPLSTGHHHHNNIGTRPYRQKLSTGCVEVRHHSHHHRHHPHYRAHHRGMTMGQKLSGGVKSVTRESGAGAGGGVGIGGGVAVAYKPVVPREIAQDFSRPTRLDVLLDMPSATKDTQVHHGWNAEDRSLNIFVKEDDKLTFHRHPVAQSTDCIRGKVGYTKGMHVWEVHWSTRQRGTHAVVGVATAEAPLHSVGYQSLVGNNALSWGWDLTRNRLYHDSKNSQGDVYPSLLKPDETFVVPDKFLVVLDMDEGTLAFVVDGQYLGVAFRNLKGRKLYPIVSAVWGHCEITMKYIGGLDPEPLPLMDLCRRVIRQRVGKHRLEKIQELNLPQAMKTYLLYRDRR
- the LOC103575491 gene encoding protein gustavus isoform X3, giving the protein MMTDWTVKARRTYKSTRCVNGGGSRGGSGGTGPTTGATGGTNGLVGDLSVLGTRGPSYGGAGGVVVGGGGGVVGGDSPRRVAVQEGGVPLSTGHHHHNNIGTRPYRQKLSTGCVEVRHHSHHHRHHPHYRAHHRGMTMGQKLSGGVKSVTRESGAGAGGGVGIGGGVAVAYKPVVPREIAQDFSRPTRLDVLLDMPSATKDTQVHHGWNAEDRSLNIFVKEDDKLTFHRHPVAQSTDCIRGKVGYTKGMHVWEVHWSTRQRGTHAVVGVATAEAPLHSVGYQSLVGNNALSWGWDLTRNRLYHDSKNSQGDVYPSLLKPDETFVVPDKFLVVLDMDEGTLAFVVDGQYLGVAFRNLKGRKLYPIVSAVWGHCEITMKYIGGLDPEPLPLMDLCRRVIRQRVGKHRLEKIQELNLPQAMKTYLLYRDRR
- the LOC103575491 gene encoding protein gustavus isoform X1 codes for the protein MMTDWTVKARRTLSRITRKNEDTRYKSTRCVNGGGSRGGSGGTGPTTGATGGTNGLVGDLSVLGTRGPSYGGAGGVVVGGGGGVVGGDSPRRVAVQEGGVPLSTGHHHHNNIGTRPYRQKLSTGCVEVRHHSHHHRHHPHYRAHHRGMTMGQKLSGGVKSVTRESGAGAGGGVGIGGGVAVAYKPVVPREIAQDFSRPTRLDVLLDMPSATKDTQVHHGWNAEDRSLNIFVKEDDKLTFHRHPVAQSTDCIRGKVGYTKGMHVWEVHWSTRQRGTHAVVGVATAEAPLHSVGYQSLVGNNALSWGWDLTRNRLYHDSKNSQGDVYPSLLKPDETFVVPDKFLVVLDMDEGTLAFVVDGQYLGVAFRNLKGRKLYPIVSAVWGHCEITMKYIGGLDPEPLPLMDLCRRVIRQRVGKHRLEKIQELNLPQAMKTYLLYRDRR